The region GGCAGCACCGTACCTCTTCCTCCCCGTCTACATCCTCATCACATCCCTTATCCCCGTATACCCCCTCTTCCTCCCCTTACTTCTCACACAACCCCCCTCCCTCCTTTACCCAGATAAAGCAACAACCCCCCTGCTCATCCTCCTCGCCACCGCAGCACTTAGTTCCTCTCTCTGCGGCAATATGCGTGTTGTAAAACGCATAGGTGCAATCACCAtcttcgttgctgctgcgGGACTGGCGGGCGCTGTTGTATTAGTTGCGCCTATGGCGTGGGGGAACGGTGTAGTTGCAATGGTGCTAGCGGCGGTTTATGGGATAGGGCTTGGCGCCGTAGTGGTGGTGAATGCCATGGTTTGGGAGATTTACTTGGGGAAGAGGGATAGGGGGTTGAGAAGACTTATTTTAGGGATTATAGAGGGGGTGGTGGCTGCAGGGGCGATTGTCGGGGCTGCAGCGGTGTTGGAGGGACAGGAGAATGGAGTGAGGGTTTGGGGTAAGATTCTCGGAGCATTGTTAATTGGGGGAGGTGTTTTGGGATGGGGTTGGGAGTGGATGGGTCGTGTGTATGGGTGAGGAGTTTGATTGTATTAGTTTttattggaacaaggtccctctagtagtataACTACTGTGGATAACCGAGTGagagggacaaggcggggtggctgcaacgtattgtattgactatcATCTCGAGTGTCACAGACTTTgactgttgtggtgggtgctattgcccaccgggcagtgcctgccacaccagcatatcatgtgactctcaagcaccttctacgctggactgaacccagatattctcaacagtTTTGCTATTTCTTCAGCTCTTGAATTCATCAGCATCAGTAGTTGTGGTAACAATAAGTGGGCCCGAGTAAGCAGACATTACTGATAGCATGTAGCATATTGTTATTGTCTTGAAACGACCCCGCACGGAACCCGTCGGCTCGCATTCTACACCGGATGAGCTAGTGAGAAGCGAGCTGCCCATTTCAGAAAATACCCTTCAGGAGGCTAGCGTGCACGGACCGGCAAAATCGGTATCAATAAAAGCCTACAGTATGTGCCTTAGGTTATTGACTATGGTATACATAGGTAATTACAATGCCTTAAGTACCCCTAACAGCCAGCCCTTTCCCCGGCAGCCCTGGACCTTGATGGTCTTGTGTACCCTTCTTACTAAATATCACGCACAGCGATCAAGCAAGGTTTGGCATAGATACTTCACCCATGTCCATAGTAAGTACAGGTAAACTTTCCGGTCAACTGCATGTTGCGGGCCGATACTGACGCCACTTTCCATATTAAAGTTTCGTAAAGGGGAAGATTGCTGACAAGGTCGGCAATGAAAAATGCAAGAACCGATGGGAAGCACATGTGATGGCGCTATATAATAAAGGTTGCTGGAAGTAACTGCAAAGGCGTAGCTGATTTCGCATCTCGCCTTCCAACAATCTATTATCAACTGACCTATTCTGCGAACTATGAAGCTCGCTGCGCCCATCGTAGCCGCCACGGCAGCTCTGCCCCTCGCGTCGTCAACCATCATCACAGCGTACCAAAACATCACGCTCCCAACAACCAACACCACCCTCCTCGGCAACATTTACAACCACTGGATCTACCTCGGAAATGATACATATGATCTCACGCGGTCCATGATCGCACCCACGACCAAGCCCGTCACCATCCCCATGACCGGATCCCGGCAACGCGCCATTATCGAACCCTCGCGTTCCGCGCTCATCATAATCGACATGCAGAACTTTTTCCTCCATCCAGAGCTCACTCCTAGCGCCGAAGGCGGCCGGAAAGCAGTGGAGCCCACTCTTAAAATGATTGACGCTTTTCGTAGAAATGGTATGCCCGTGCTCTGGACCTTCTGGGGCCTCGATGGAAAGGATCTCCGAGATCTGCCTCCTTCGGACATTGCGGGATTTTCGAGCACCAAGCACAGTCCTACGAGTAAGTATTCCAGAGCCGTGGGTATTTTATGGTAGTACTAAGTCGTGCAGATTCGTTTGGCAGCGATATGGGGAAACTGAAAGACGGCACCGAGCTGGGCCAAATGTTGATGCGCGGCTCGTGGAATGCGAGACCGTATGGGCCATTGTACGATGCGCAGATCCAAGGTGTCAAGAACGGAACGGACCATTATTTCAACAAAAACCGTGTGAGCGGCATGTGGGGTGCGCAGACACCGCTTGGTCTCTGGTTGGAAGAAAACCAGATCACCACTCTTTTCTTCGGAGGTGTAAACTCGGATCAATGCGTGTACGGTACGCTCCTAGATGCCGGTTTCAAGGGGTACGACACCGTTTTTGTTGATGACATTTCAGCAACAATAAGCCCGGAATAGTGAGTGTTTTGCGCCTTTTATCAAAGCAACATGCTGACATTGTATCAGTGCCGCTCAAATGGTCAGGTATAATTCAGACCTCAACGGTTTTGTATCCAATTCATCTTTGATCATACCCGCACTCTCCTAGGGACCAATCCGCCATCCTGTGCCGTGGCTGCGGGCGCTTGACGAATCCCGCTGAGTTCGGAAGCAGTAGGGATGCGGTGAGGAATTCAAGTACACGCCGACTTCCGGAACGGTACGTGTGGAGAGAGAGGGGCGCATAACGTAATTTGCGAGGCGTTGGTTATGCTGCGCTGGCTACCGTAGAACATGAATAGTAGTAAGATTTATTTCTAGTCTATTTCCTAAATTTCTATTTCCCACTTCCCACTTACCACTTCCTACTTACCACTCACCACTCACCACATCCCACATCCCACATTCCACATCCCCATATTCACGCGCTATCCCATAGCAATGTCAGGACCCCTACCGCCACAGGCTTTCTCAATCCCAAGCAAGATCACCAAGCAAGAGCTTCAGGATGAGTTTCAGGGAGCGGTGTCATCTGCAGTTGGTGGAGGTCGGGTGAATCCGTACAAAAAAGCAGTGGTTGTGCTTATCCACATTGAGCAAGACGACATTGGGGTAGTCCGACTAGAGACGAAGCTCGCGGAAACATTCCGAGAATTTTACGGCATTGACTATATCAAGCACCTCGAAATTCCGCGGTCGGCAACCCCCATTTGGGTTGTCTAACAAGCCATGTTTGAACTCCATGAGGCGGGGTATACCGCGAAGAATTGCCTGGTCATCCTCGTTTTCTCAGGCCATGGGCTCAGCGACCTAGCACCCCCGCAAGATCGCATACGAGCCGATGGGTGGACCCTCAAGCTCTGGTAAGTATCAAAGTCGTAAGTTCTACACATCAATGCTGATAATCTCCAGTGGCGCCATGAATGCCAGAGGGACGCCCTCGACCCCAACTCTTGACTGGAACATGGCAACCTCAGCAATGAATTCAAGCGAATGTGACGTAGTTCACATACTTGACTGCTGCTTTGCAGCTGAGGTCTGCAATGGAGGAGTCGAAATACTTGGAGCAAGTGCACGGAATGAACCGGCCGAGGCAGATCCCGCAACATGCTTCACGGAGGCACTGATCGAAGAGCTCCGCCGTCTTTCTTCTCGTCCAACCACTATAGTAATGCTCTTTAGCGAGATCATGGTGAACAGACGTGCACATGGGCTGCTATCAATCCCCTTCTACAACAGAAAACCAGGCAAAGAATCGGTTATCCTCCCAACAAAAGGCAGGCAAGGCAAGAACAAGGCGCCACAGATCCGACCGGACAGCGCACGCATCTTGGTCACGGCGCATGTAGATGAGAGTGTTGCCCGTGGTAACGTCTCCGATCTCAAGAATTGGCTCACGACCATGTTGCTGGCTTCAGTCTTGGGCGTGGACATCACACTGGAGGGTGTATGGAATTCCAGCTCTTCTATCATCATGTTTTCCATGCCAGTTTGTGTCTGGTCTCAGCTTAACTCATTCAACGGCGCCTTCACCTACGTTGGTGAGGTGACCTCTCGCAACTATCTCTTAGAGCAGAGCGCTCAAGGCCGGACAAAGTGTTAGACCTCAAAACTAGGTATACAGGACCCCTAGTAGTCGCCAAACATTATCCTCGTCCCCCTGAACAGAGAGGTTTCACACACTAAGGACCTCCGGCCTGCCATCTTCTTGGCGAGCTTCTTCCATATTTCAGGGTCGTGTCTGGCAATTGGGACATCACAGGGTGGATGGGAATGCAAAGTTTGACGTCCAAGGGGGCGGGGGTGACTAGACAAAATGCAATTTTTGTTGAGAAGGTATATGTACCAATCAACGCAGGGGCAAAGTGTGTTCACTTTTTGTCtcaacaggttatgagcccgggTCGCTTTCAGCGCATCAGCATGTTCGCGAAGGAACTGCTGGTTGGGTGAGTGACCAGAGCCGAGTAAGGGTCAGAGCATGAGGCCAGCGCCGAGTAGGGCCAGAGCCGGAGTCAGCACCGTGAAGGGCCTGCGTTGCAAACCACTCGCATTACTTTGTCTCCCTGCCTTAATTGCGGGGGTGTGTTGAGAAGGTATATGTACCAATCAACGCAGGGGCAAAGTGTGTTCACTTTTTGTCTCAACAATTTTCATGTATTATAATTCTACTGAGAACCTGTGACCTCTTCAAAAAAACTATATAGTTGTATCTTATCACAGCATCGTTAGGGAAATATAGAGGCAGTAGGAGAGGTATCTATATCCGATGTAGAACACGACACCATAAATGAGGTCCTCGATTGTCCGCATGCACTCGCTCATGGACCAATACCCAGATCAATACCTAGACTAATACCAGACTAGGTCTAGTCACACGCAAGTACTTCGATCGGCCACTTATACAAGATTACAATGAAAAG is a window of Pyrenophora tritici-repentis strain M4 chromosome 2, whole genome shotgun sequence DNA encoding:
- a CDS encoding isochorismatase hydrolase; the encoded protein is MKLAAPIVAATAALPLASSTIITAYQNITLPTTNTTLLGNIYNHWIYLGNDTYDLTRSMIAPTTKPVTIPMTGSRQRAIIEPSRSALIIIDMQNFFLHPELTPSAEGGRKAVEPTLKMIDAFRRNGMPVLWTFWGLDGKDLRDLPPSDIAGFSSTKHSPTNSFGSDMGKLKDGTELGQMLMRGSWNARPYGPLYDAQIQGVKNGTDHYFNKNRVSGMWGAQTPLGLWLEENQITTLFFGGVNSDQCVYGTLLDAGFKGYDTVFVDDISATISPEYAAQMVRYNSDLNGFVSNSSLIIPALS